The DNA sequence CGATGCCCAATATTCGTCCATCCCAACACATCATACTGATCCCAAACATTTTCGCCTGCCACTGCGACAGTGCCGTCTTTTCTCAGTCCGAATGTATTCCCGCCAGCGGTAATGGCTACCATATCTTTCCAGCCGGATACCTCGCATTGCCCTTCTTGATTGTATCCTGTCGCAACGACCGTGCCATCCGACTTCAAGCCCACTGTATGATGGGCCCCTGCTGCCACAGCGATGATATCCGTCCAGTCGGACACATTCCCTTGACCGTAGCTGTTGTTTCCCGCAAATACGACGGTCCCGTCCACCTTCAAACCGACAGCGTGCGAATCGCCGGTGGAAATGGTCACGATATCCGTCCAGTCGGAAACGGCGCCTTGGTTACGATCATTTTTTCCCGTGGCAACAACTTTCCCATCCGATTTCAGTCCTAAGGTATACCCATTGCCCGCGGTTATGGCAACGATATCTGACCACTCCTGAACATTGCCTTCCCCGTTGCTGTTGTTTCCGGTCGCAATGACCGTGCCGTCTGACTTCAAGCCCACCGTATGGCCGATTCCGGCCGATATAGCCACAATATTTTTCCAATCCGAAACGGCGCTTTCTCCGCTGAGATTACTCCCGGTTGCCACCACCGTACCATCCGTTTTCAAGCCTACCGTGTGATAGGCTCCCGCTGATACAGAAACAATCCCTGACCACTTTCCGACATCCCCTTGCCCGGCTTCATTCCAGCCTGCAGCAACGACCGTGCCGTCCGTTTTCAGCCCTACCGCATAACCCCCGCCCGCGGAAAGGATTTCCTGTTGCGTAAAACTTGAGGAAAGCGGAATCGTCAGCATCTGACCGATGTAAATCAGATTGGGATCATTGATTTGATTCGTTTTTACAAGTTGGTCAACTGTCACGCCATACCTGAGCGCGATTTCGGAGAGCGTATCCCCGGATACAACCGTATACTTCATCCCAAATGATTGCGAGGAATCGGCAACAGCAGCGGATGCTGTCGGAATGACGATTTTTTGCCCCAGCCTAATCAGTCTGGGCTGAACGATGTTATTCTCCGCCACAAGCTGCCGCACAGTCACACCGTATTCGAGAGCAATTCTGTACAGCGTGTCGCCTGCTTTGACTGTATATACGGTATTCGTTTGCGTTGCACTTTGTGATTCCATTGCAAAGATAGTTGGCGACAGCATTCCGAAAAGGAACATCACCGAAAAAAACACAGAGACAGCCCATCTACGCATCCATTGCAAACAAACCGGCATTTTCCTCTCCCTCATTTCCGAACTACAAGCAATGATACTGGCCAAAGTGGACCTTGATCTATTTTTTAAGGACCTCAAAAATTC is a window from the uncultured Trichococcus sp. genome containing:
- a CDS encoding LysM peptidoglycan-binding domain-containing protein translates to MPVCLQWMRRWAVSVFFSVMFLFGMLSPTIFAMESQSATQTNTVYTVKAGDTLYRIALEYGVTVRQLVAENNIVQPRLIRLGQKIVIPTASAAVADSSQSFGMKYTVVSGDTLSEIALRYGVTVDQLVKTNQINDPNLIYIGQMLTIPLSSSFTQQEILSAGGGYAVGLKTDGTVVAAGWNEAGQGDVGKWSGIVSVSAGAYHTVGLKTDGTVVATGSNLSGESAVSDWKNIVAISAGIGHTVGLKSDGTVIATGNNSNGEGNVQEWSDIVAITAGNGYTLGLKSDGKVVATGKNDRNQGAVSDWTDIVTISTGDSHAVGLKVDGTVVFAGNNSYGQGNVSDWTDIIAVAAGAHHTVGLKSDGTVVATGYNQEGQCEVSGWKDMVAITAGGNTFGLRKDGTVAVAGENVWDQYDVLGWTNIGHR